Genomic DNA from Leucobacter triazinivorans:
CGGGATCGAGCCGCAGCAGCACCTGCTTCCTGCTGCGGCTCGATTCGGCGCGCTCCTTCTGCGACATCTCAGCTGTACAGCGAGCCCGCGTTGATCACCGGCGTGGCCCGCTGATCGCTCGTGAGCACGAGCAGCAGGTTCGAGACCATCTGCGCGCGCCGCTCGTCGTCGAGAGACACGATGCCCTCGTCGTCGAGGCGGGTGAGCGCCTGATCCACCATCGTCACCGCGCCCTCGACGATCTTCTCGCGCGCCGCGATGATCGCGCTCGCCTGCTGACGCTGCAGCATGGCCTGGGCGATCTCCGGGGCATACGCCAGCGACGAGATGCGCACCTCGAGCACCTCGAGGCCCGCGATGGCGACGCGTGCGGCGACCTCGTCGGCCAGCTCGGCCGAGACGAGATCCGTGCTGCCCCGCAGCGACTGCTCGCCCGGTCCGGGCTCGTCGTAGGGGTGGGTGGTCGCGACGTGGCGCAGCGCGGCTTCCGCCTGCGTCTCGATGAACTCGTCGTAGGCCTCGACGGCGAAGACGGCCTTCGCCGTGTCGGCGACCTGCCAGACCACGATCGCGGCGATGTGGATGGGGTTGCCGTCGGAATCGTTGACCTTCAGCTCGTTGGTCTCGAAGTTGTGCACGCGAACGGAGACCTTGCGGCCGGTGGTGAACGGGGCGACGAAGCTGATGCCGCTGTTGCGCACGGTGCCGACGTAGCGGCCGAAGAACTGACGCACCGAGGTCTGACCCGGGGCGACGATCGTGAACATCGTGAAGACGGGAACCGCGGCGATGACGCACACGATGCCGAGGGTCAGGAGCAGCCCGCCGGACGACGCGCCCGAGTCGAGCAGCACGCCGCCCCTGATGGCGAGGATCGCGCCGCCGGGGATCGCGAGAACGCCGAGCAGGAATGCGGTGATGCCCGCCGCGCTGCCGCGGTGCCAGGCCGGTCGCTCGGAGATGCCGACGCGGATGCCGTCGTGCCCGACAGGCTCGGCGGAAACGGGCTCGCGAGCCGGATCGATCGGATCGTGGGTGCTGGGCATGGGGACCTCTCTCGGCTGGGAACGAAACGTGATACTAAAAAGATATCACTTTTCGATCGCCTGCCAGGTGCGGTCCAGCGCGTCGCGGAACCGGCGCAGCCGGGGTGCGTCGGGGGCGGGAAGAGGCTCGTCGTCGACGTGCGTCACGACGCGGATGCCGTGCAGCGCGTTGACCGCCCACACCTCGCAGCGCAGGAGTGCCTCCGGGCGGATCCGGGCATCGACGAGCGGGGCTTC
This window encodes:
- a CDS encoding SPFH domain-containing protein, which produces MPSTHDPIDPAREPVSAEPVGHDGIRVGISERPAWHRGSAAGITAFLLGVLAIPGGAILAIRGGVLLDSGASSGGLLLTLGIVCVIAAVPVFTMFTIVAPGQTSVRQFFGRYVGTVRNSGISFVAPFTTGRKVSVRVHNFETNELKVNDSDGNPIHIAAIVVWQVADTAKAVFAVEAYDEFIETQAEAALRHVATTHPYDEPGPGEQSLRGSTDLVSAELADEVAARVAIAGLEVLEVRISSLAYAPEIAQAMLQRQQASAIIAAREKIVEGAVTMVDQALTRLDDEGIVSLDDERRAQMVSNLLLVLTSDQRATPVINAGSLYS